Within Desmodus rotundus isolate HL8 chromosome 6, HLdesRot8A.1, whole genome shotgun sequence, the genomic segment ATTCTAGCATGAGTCCGATATGGACACAGTTAGCTCAAAACCACCTGGAGGCACAGTAACTGAGAGGTGCATACAAGACACTCCAAGCTGGAGAAAGCGACATTCAGGGAAGGCCTTGCAGGCTCTTCTGGGGGACTTAGAAAACAATAACAGCAGCGCTCTGCATGGATGTCTCTTTGCAGAGAGtctaagcaacttgcccaaagccacacagcaagcaagaagcagagccaggattctaTCCCAAGCACTCAGGCCTCTGCCTTCAAGGTCTTAACTCTTAACAATGATGGGGACCATGCACAAGGTGTTTCCCCCTTACCCCTGCAGCCCTCAACATGCAACCCAGCTTGCCCACGGCTACCCAGGCTGGCCTACCTGTAGCCCCAGGGTGACAGGCTTCTCTTGTTGGACAGCCACAGCTGCAGGTTAACCTCACACTTCCTCCTCACTGGCTCGGAGCTGTTCCTCAGCTGGGCCACCATCTCCCCAAGGTTTCTCTCGTATTCCTCCATGCGGGCGTATGGCTTCGCCCGAGATACCAGATCCAGTGGCACCTGATGAGGCCCAGGGGCCAGGGACCCAGGCCGCCCTTGCCCCTTCCTCTTGCTTTTGGGGTTCCTGGGCTGGCCCAGCCCCAGGAAGATGGAGATGGTGAGAAGAAACAGCTAAGGAGGAAGGTCACAGGTCAAAGGTGAGAGAGCCAGGAACCCCTGTAGGCCAAGACTCAGCacccagagaggggagagggaagaggaaaggcctTATTGGGCCGCGCCCTGCCCGGGTCCCACCAGCCCACTGCACACCTGTGCCAACACTTCCATGCACCACACTCACAGCTCAGTCCTGTCTGGAGCACCTTTGAATACTCTCCCCACCCATCTGAATTGATGAAAAGGTTTTTAAGGGCCAAGGATGGATCTTTTCTAAAtgttattatttgtaaataaagtcttCCCCCTGCCCTTGAAATAAAaatctccccaccctcccactttTCTCTATCTGCACCACTTCCTCACTTCCCTGAACAGCTCAACAGTCTCCCACCTGGTCTCCCCAAACCGCCCTTGTCTCCTTCCAATCCATTTTCCACACCAGGGCTAAGAGCAACTGTTTGAAATGCCAATCTAATCAAGTCACCTTCCTGGGCCCCTGCTTCCTCTCACACCCATGCTTCAGCCTCTCCTTTTCTCAGTTCCTTCCTCTCACCATGCTCTTTCCTGCCACAGGGACTTGGCACAGGCCATGACCTGCAGAGTCCTGCCTCTCCTCACTTTCTAAGTGCCTCTCAGCCCTCTAGGGTCACTTCCTGAGGGGTGCCTCAGCGGGCCTTCTTGCGCCCTTAAGTCCTCATGCCTCTTGCTCATATGACTACCATCTTACAGTCTGTATATGTGACTCTTTTCTATGTCTGTCCCCTGCTAAGCACAGACTCCATGAGAGCAGGCATGGGGTCAGCTTCCACACCCTGTCTTGTCTCCCATGTCCAAGTAGATACACAGCTGTGACCATCCCTGCCTTCTGCAGCTTAGAGTCTGGGAGAAATAACAGATGCtgaacaaaaaaaacaaacacctaaATCTCACTAGAGACGAGAGTGATGGTGGGACCGTGCAGTGCGTGGTTAGAAAAGAACGAGACCACCCATGTAGCCAGGTGGCAAGGTAGGGGCCCCGCAAAGCCTTTCTGAGGTGTGGGCATGTCAGGCAAATTTTGGAGGATGAGAGGGAGGCAGATGGGAAAGAGTGTGAGATTTGAGTTGGGTAAGAGCTTTGCTGAAAGGAAACAGTGAGGCTGAAGTACAGTGTACAGAGGGAGGGGAGTGAGATGAAGCTGGGGAGACGGGCAGGGGGAAGCCAAGGATCTCTGTTGGACTCCCTGACACCTGTACTCCCCTCCTGCACCCCCTAAACCCCTGCCTGCTCCACCTCTCGTCCTCTCCTCACCCACTTGTATCCACCCCCACCTGCCGCCATCCACTTCTGCCCTCAGAGCCGGGAGTGTCAGGAAAGCGTCTGGCTCACTCCAGAGAGGACCCAGACTTCTCAGGAAGCCTGGGAGAGAAGGGCCAGGACTcgggtggggccagggctggctAGATGGGAGGGACCTTCAGGGGGAATTTCATCTCTTCCCGGAATCTAGCCAGGCTCCTACCTGACCTGTGTCCCTCACCCCACAGTTTGCATGGCCCGTGCCTGACTTATCCAGGCTACCCAGCAAATCTTGACCCTTGGAAACAAGTTCCATTGAAGTCCCTCTTGGCAGAGCCATTTCCTGGAGCAAAATCCACAACAGAGATTCGAGACGCTAAAGTCTTCCTTTTTGGTCCTAGATTGTGGTACAGAAAACTGTCTTCCTAACAATAGACTTTCTCATCTCATCTGAGTTTTCACCTTGTGTTCTTAAACTCCGGTTCTTCATTCAGAGAAACCCAGAATGGAATTGAAGTCCCCCTTCCCTCATGTTGCAGATAGGAACCAGAGGCACcgaaggacttgcccaaggtcacacagcctggcTCTCAGAACCCAAGGACTCTTTGGAAAAACCCCGATAACTGAGTTTGCCAGGATCTCCCCAGATGCCTTTGGCCTGAAAGGGCTTCAGTGTGGACAGGCCGAGCCCCATTCAGAGGCCTGAGCTACTGGCCATGGCTGCAGTCTGTGAGACCAGTCTGTTTCTCTCTAGTCCTGGGGGAGAGGACAAGGGGTGAACTCTGCAGGTTCCAAGCCAAACAGAGGCAGACATTAATCAATAGGAAAGAAGTACCGAAACACTCGAGCCCtaaagaggggtgggggtgggggcgtggggaaGCGCCACGTACCAGGTTGTACAGCCAGTCCATCCTGACGAGCCAGGCAGTCAGCCTGCAGCTGCCGCCCGCCTGGAACCCCAGATGCCTCCACCAAGAGAATGGCAGCGACAGGATGGAGCGAAGCAATTATAGCTCATCAgggggctgctgggggtgggtgggctcGTCCTCGCTGGGAGCCTTGGGCCCCCAGCTGGTTGGGCCTGGCTCAGTGGCAGGCGGTGAGGGGCGTGGGGGCAGGCCAGGAACCGGCCGTGGTGCCCAGGGGCTGTTGACTGAGGGACAATGCCCTGTGTGTCTGGTGGGGCTCTGGCGGGTGGCACCTCCGCCTGTGGCCTGCGGCCGGCCAGCCGGCCAGCACCCACAGGGCCGGTTAAGACAATCAGCTTCGTTTGCCTTGGGGATGGCAAGGgggtgagggcagaggagggacaggCTGTCCGTTGGTCAGGAGAGCAAATGTTCTCAGAGCATGCTGGCCAGGAGCAGGATGCAGGGCCCTGGGCATGCAGGCCTCAGCCAGTCTCAGGTGAGCTCAACAGCCCTTGATGACCAGAGTGCCCCCTCCTTAgttcacaggtggggaaactgaggccagccGGAGCAGACAGGGACTTGTCCTGGATTACACAGTGAGTTACAGACGCCAGAACTGGGGCTCCTCCCTGGTGCTGTGCAGGGCTCTATCCACCAGCCCACATTGTTTTTCTTGGGATATTTTCTGTGCAGTTCTGGCCTGCTGGGAATGTGTTTCTGAATCTGTGTTCTCACACGGGCCAAGTCTCAGACCCATGAGGATGTCGTGGCCGGTTGTTCTGGCCTTCCTGCTGTCACGTTCCCCCTTTCACAGAAAAAGTCTCCACTCCAGGGACCTGGCTCCATGTGACTGTCTGTGACTTTGATTCTTGCtcaacctcagtttccctctctgtaaaatgggtgttgCACCCAGGAATCAACAGGGGCCTAGCCCGTTTCTCCCTGAAATCGGTTGAGGCTTAGTTCCCACGTCTCTAGAATGGGAATCATCAAGGCATTCACCATTTGGGACTGTTATAATGACTAAAAGAGATAACCCATGTTAAACagctggcacagtgcctggcatatagtagctgctcaataaacaCTTAACGGTTTATTATGAAAATTCTTATAATTTTACAATTGTTTTTTATAAACATCAGCTGTTCTAACAAGCCTTAGAGCTACCACAGTTCCCACTGCTCAGCCAAGGCTCCTTTCTACCCCGTCGGGCCCACCCTCCTGGCTGAGAGAGCTCTGGGCTTCACAGACTCTGGGGACAGTTTTGTGAGCTCAGGTGACCCTGGGGTCTATGTGTCCTGGAATCACATGCTGAACTGACCAACCCAGCGGGTCACTGGTCGAGGTATCTCACTCAAGTGAATGGCCCAACCAATGGTGAGCGAGCAAGTCCACccggggaggcagaagaggggctGGAAGGGAGTGTgaagaaggcaggggaggggcactGTGAACAGACGTCCAGGACTATAGTGTCTTGTTGAGGGGCCACTCTTGGCCATTTACAGGAATCGGCTGAGGGGAAGAACACGGGGTGCGAGGCCCTCCTGAATGTCACAAGATTAATCTGTCCAGGGCAGGTTTCCACAGCATAACCGAGAAGCTGGCTGGGGCTTGAGCTCATCGAGAGATACCACCATATTTGGTCAAATACTAGACAGGGCTCCATTCTATCACTGGAAACTCCTGAGGGAGGGGGACTCTGAAAATACCTCCTCAGGCAGCAagagcccccactcccacccccagctggccCAGCCCCACTGCTGCTGTCCTTTGAACTAGTGAAACAGCCAGAGAGACTGCGAGAAGGATGGGGGCTGCCTGGCTGTGCTCTGTGCATCCGACCCCTCTGCGCAGCTGGCGGCAGGGCCTGCAGGCCGGCAGCCGGGCAACCCCTCCCGGCCTCCACAGAAAGGCGGGAATATTCGAGAAAGAGACCGGGTTGCAGGGCGTTCCTCTGCTTCTCGTGACCCCTAAAACCACTACACTGTCCTCATCGTTTCTGTCTCCCAGGCAGGAGTGATGACCAGCTTCCGCAGCTTCCAGCCTCAGCGTGTGTTGATGTAGATGCCACAGTCCTGGCCCTGGAGTTCTGACTGGCCGACCTGCGAGCTCTACTTCACAATAATAGCAAGTGTGGGAGCCGCAGGGACTATCGCCATCCTCTtgctcactcccccaccccacccccattttacCACAAGGCCACCAAggcccagggcaggccaggccctcCCAGACTCCTACAGCATGTTAGTGCCAGGGCTGGGTGAGGCTGGATAGAGCACAGCACAGCCTCCTAACCCTTCCTGCTCCTCCCGAAGCTTCATACACACAGCTCTGGGCCCGGCTGGGCCTCTGTGCTGGTCTGGAGGGGGCCCAGAAGCCAGGCCAGTCCCTCTGAGGACCCCAGACCCCTCCCAATGGAGAGGGAGGAATGTGGGGTACTCAGGCAGGTGCTGCAGGGAGTGTCCGTCAGGGGGTTTCCCATTTCTGGCCAGCTCAAGGCCAGGAAAGAAGCCCCTTCCTCCAGCCTTGGTTTCTAGAAACCACTGGAGGGTTATCTGCCTTCAGGGATATGCTGAGTGTGAATTCTGGCAGACCCCAGAGGGACCCACCCCCACAGATCAGAGCCAAGCCAGAGAGGGAAGCATAGTGACTTGGACTTCAGCGGTTTCTGCCCCACAGCAGAGTTGGGGTCCTTAAGCCTTTACACATGGAAAGTGGTCGGTACATGTGAATGAGGGAAAGGGCAGATGGACTGGATGGCGAGCaaggggcagagggtggtggcTCTCTGAGccaccagagccctggctgcAGAAGCAGTGCTGCGCTCACCACTAGGTGGCACCACCAGCCATCCCTGAGGAGCCCGGCAAACTGCTGGCAGTCCACACCAGCCACCCACTCTCTGGAATGGGCCCCGGGGCTGCAAAGGAGGGGGAGTGGGTTCAGATCCTGTGCCCACCCCTGGCTGCCCCAGTGACCCTACTGTCAATGAGGACCAGTGCCCTGGACGCCTTCCTCCTCAGGGCAGGAATGGCACAGCTGCTCAGGAGTGGGGACAGCCTGGCGAGGGATAGTGTGGGGGCTCTGTCTGCTGGTGGGTGATTCCCTTCACTTGGAGaacctcctatgtgccaggcccgAGGCATGTGACCCCAGGACACTGTAATTTCCAGAAAGTAacaattagtaataataatatctattcaCCGACTGGCAGACTTTGTGCTAAGTCTTCGTGTGCATTGTTTCATTAAATCCACCCACCCACATTTTATGCTCTGATTTTTCTGTACTCGGGGTAAAATTAGGTCCTACTTTTATCTTGAATgtagaatggggaaactgaggcttagggagcCAATGTCACAGAGGCTTCAAAGGAAGCTTGTCTGGTCCATGAACATGCTGTTCCCTACAGTGGGACAGGAGAGGAGCAATGCAACCAGGACAGGAGGGGGAATGTCGAGCCGGTCACGTGGTCATTGGGGGGTGCCTATGCTTGCTTCAGCCTCACCCTAATATCCTCAGACAATCTGGACCCTGCATGTCAGGGAGGGCCCTGCGCCCACACCCAAACACAAGTCCTCCAGGGGATCTGAGAACTCCAGGGTGTGGTCATGGCACCCAGCAATgtccctggcacagagtaggcctTCAGTATTTCATGCGTTGGATCAAACCAGCGATCTGTCCTGCAGGGTGATACTCCTGGGGTGGAACGTGGGAGGCCAGAGCAGGCGGGCCCAGGAAGAGTGGGTGTAGCCCACGGGCTGGTCCAGAGGGCAACAGGCTTGAGTTTTAATCCTGCCTCTACCAGGCCACAACTGTGTGACCTCGGGAAAAttacttgacttctctgagccttagttgcTTCTGCACAGTGGAGAAGCTTGGCTCTCAACAGATTGTTGTGAGGATGGAATGAAATAATGTGTGCAAAGCACTCAGCAGAGTGCCTGACAAAAGTGAGCACTCTGTGAACAGCAGCTCCAGTTGTCTCTGTCATCGTTAAAACAGGTTTGAGTTGGACCTTCAAGGATATTTCTGGAGAGTTCCTAGGTAGGAAGGGCATTGTTAGGTGGGGACAAGGACAGAACCAGCAAAAGAATGCAGAGGCCCTCGTGCCCAGTGGGCCTGCCCTGGAACACCCGCTGTGCCAGGAGGACCCGCAGGATTCCGTCTAAAGACCAGTCCGAGTGGACCCAGTAAGGGGCTGGGGAGGCCAGAGGAGACTAGCTGGCGCCTCTGCTGCCAGATGGACGGGGGCTGTGGCCAGGAGGGCGCATCCTCCGCAGGAGGTCTTGGCTCTCCTGCCatgctgcccaccccaccctctacCCTCCCGGGTAAGAGTCCTTCTCCCAGGCCCTTATTTGCACAAATGCCTGCCTCACTGCTCACTCCAGAGCCCCAGCCAAGAGGCACTATTTTAAGCTCCCTGGACGGGAacgctgttggtgggaacagACCCAAGAAGCTCCCACTTCTCAAAAAAGGGAAAGGCCGTGGGGAATGGGCGGCCCCTGAGATATACAGAGGGGCTGCCACATCCGCAGGACCCTCTGCCCAGGCCAGGTGCCAATGCCTCCTCCCACAGAGGGAACAGACAAGGAAATGTGCATCGGGGTAGGAGGCCAAGAGGTGGGCTTGTGCTCTGGGACTGGGTGGCCAAGGCCTCCTTTCAGCTCAGCATCCAGCCTTGAAAACACTGAGTTTGTTTCTGCATTGCATACTGACTTTGCATTGCACCTCGTCTCTCGTTAGCACTCGCCACCCATAGAACCTCAGAGCTGGGGGTTGTCTTGTGTAGCTCCTACTGGAGTAGGGACCACTTCTAAAGCACCTCTGCTGGGCAGCCTAGAGAGGTCATGTCTCCCTGAGGACACACATCCCCTGTTTTAAAGCTGTAGTAGTTGCAAATGATCATTATAATTATacatgttttctctctttatgCCCAAGttcacttccccccacccctgccccgtgATGCACTGGGAGACCCGCTGGTGTGGTGGGAGTCAGCAGACTTCAGAAAAGGTGGCTGGACACTTGCTCCACCCTTTCTTATGTAACCACGTCCACTCTTTCTAGCCTCAACGAGCCGCACTTTCCCCACAGGGTTGTTAACATGGCTGTATCATAAAAATTGTGATTTGCCTGGTACACAACTAGTGCTTCATAGTTGGCAAGTTGGGGCTGTTTTTATTGTCACTTGTTTGATTTTGTATGTCCCTGTTTATTGTATGGAGTTTTGTGGGTTTAtgtgctatttttgtttttaattgggaAGACCCAGTATAGACAAAGATTTAAAGCACAAACTTTGAACACAacagctgggtggccttgggtgAATggcctaacctctctgagcccataTGTCCTCCTCAAAAGGAAGGGGGATTTAACCAGATAAGTGCCTGTCACAGAGCAGTGCCCAATGGATGGCCTGGCTATTGTTTCATTGCGAGTGTTTAGCTCTGCCCAATCGGTTCACACAGAACAGTTATAGTTAGCTCTTTTCTAGAACTTTCTAACTACCCAATTCCAATAATAGAATGGATTGCCCTGGGAAAGGGTAAACTCCCCATCAGCCAAAGGGTTTCAGCAGAAGCCAGAAGACCAGTTGGGAATGCTGTGAGGCAGAGTCAAGAAGAGAAAGGGGTTGGGCTTGTTGAGCTTTGATAAATAGTTCCCTTCCAGCTTGGAGAGGTTTAAGTGTTATGTCCAAGACCTCCaacccctacccacccccattaGGCAGCTGTCCTGCCCGCCTTGACTTGCCCAGacctggggcaggcaggagcccAAGAAGGCCTGTGAAGGATGTGGAATAAACAGCCTGTCCCTAAGGCAGACAGAGGCGCCGGGGCCCCTTGCCCCCCAGCCTATCGCCCCTCAGTCCCAGGGGATGTTTATACTCGGGTCGGAGTTTACAGGACGTCTGGACTTACAAGATCCAGAGTTCTGGCTTTCCCCCCAGAGCTGTCGGGCCCTCCTTTTGCAGGGTGGATCTGCGTCTATTTTGGGTGGGAAGCGCCATCCTCAGAAGCAGGAAGAGGGTATAGCATGATAAATGTTCTCTTCAGGCCCCCAGAGTGCAGACACTGGTGGAGGAggaagcctgggctggggaggaTGGGAGAAGGGGGTTGGTGTCTTCCAGGCTGTCATAGGCAAGGAGTCccgggagggggagaggggacttCCTTTGCAGCTTGGGTTCAAAGGCCTGCTCCCCGGAACAAAGCTAAAAATGGATGGTAGTCACCAAAATCTGCCTTACATATTGGCTTCTGTTACTGCCTCAGACAGTGCTGGTTTTATTGCACTTGTTTTGGTATATATCTGTGTGAGTGCAAATTTGTGTATGGGGTCTTATGTGCgtgttgttaattttttgtttgttttgaagagTCAGACAGAGGCTTATCACAGGCAGTCAGCATGACTTATTGACACATGTCCCTCTCAGAGCCTGCCTTGGGGACCTGTGACCATGGCAGGTCTTGCTGAAGAGGCAAAGAAACCCTGAGAGTTACTCACTACCCACCACCTAAAGGACAGGCAGTGACTCCGAGACACATCATGTCACACTTCAGCAAGGAGCCTTGCTGGCCATTGCCAAGGTCTCCGTCCCTAATCTGCCTCCCACACAGAAAACACCCTCAAAAATGTGCACCTCTTAGGGCTCCAGTGCCTCCCAGACCTGGTCTCCACACAAAGGCTGCTCTCTGTGGCCTGAAGCTGTTGAGAGGTGATCTTGAGAAGATGCCCCAAGTGGTGGTTTAAGTAGGTTCCTAGGTTGCCTAGGAAACTCTGGAAGTTTCAAGATATGGGCAATGGGGACCCTTGAGAGTTCTTGAGGAGGGTTCATTCACTTCATTGGACAAATATATACCGAGCATCTACTGTGGGCACACAGCAGTGAACAGCTAAAAGAGTTCCTGAGCTGATGTTCTTAGAAAGGATGGCAGACATTACAATACTGATATTTGAGGACCAGCCTACGGCAGAGACTCTTGCTGGGCACCTCTCCTCTCAGTCTCCGGTACCTACTGCATCCTCGGGAACTGCCAGATCTCCTGCACAGCCCATGATCTCAGCCCTTGGGGTACATGGAGGAAGGCACAATGTCTCCAGAAGGTGAAATTTTGCCAAATTTCCACTAGAAAGTCGGTTCttgtaaatattatatttgtgaggaaagaggaagaaatggctCCTCTGGAATCTGACCATTTCCAAAGTCTTGTTCCCGGGAAAGAAGCATCTGTAATTGTTCTAATGTTAGAAGaagatgttttcaaggttcctgGCCCTGGGAGACAGAGATGGTCCAGCCAAGGACCCAGGCAGATGCGGCCAATTGTAGCCCTGGTGGTAGGAGTGATACCCTTGGTAGGTGTATAGCACTCTACAGTTTACGAAGCACTTTTATATCTGTGACTTTACTTACTCCTTGTATCAACCCCATGTGAATATAAAGATTTTTACAAGAGGAAATTGAGGCGCAGGGATGGGAAATAACCTGCCCACGGTCATATAGCATGGAAAAGGGGCAAAGCTCAGGATCCTGAGGCCACTTCTGACCACCACCCACCGTAACCTTTGCCCCAGCTTAGGATTGAGCTTTGGAGCTAGGCAGCAGTTACAGGGGGGCCCTGCCTGTCATTAAGCAGTGTACACAGAGTGCCCAAGGCCATCCAAACAATTGCTCACATGGCCTAGCTGTGTTCTGTGGACAAACCTACATCAGAGGGAAGTGTGTCTGGCAAGAGGGCTTGTGCCAGGGAGATGTGCTTTCTCAACCTGTTCCAATGAAAATTCAAGTGTTGGGATGACCCCAATCTTCCTCTCTCCGGTAGTGTTCTTGGAAACACTGGGGTGGTTTGGCTCTTCAGTCTGGGGGTCACATAGCTATGTCTGTCATTTTTGTCTCCCATGTTGGGATTCCCTTGCATTCTGTCCCATTATCCCAACCACCAAGCTAGCTCTGACTTCATCATTTCAGATTCACTTCcaaattttctcatctttttagACCATTTATTAGAGTCTCAGGTTCAACGAGACCTTACTGGTCATTTTGCTGGATTCTCAATGATACTTGTATTCAATGCTCCCTCGTCTCTCATTAGTCTCTACTTGTTTCAAATGTCCACCTTCCTGCTTCTTCCATCTGCTGATAACTAATTTGCTCTTTGAGAATACCCAGAACAAGCTGCTCCCTCTGTCTTAGGACAAGGAATATCAATTGGGAGGAGCCAGGTTTTGCTGTAGTAACAAACAGCCCCCAGTTCTTGGTGACTTAGCCCAGGGAAGGTGTCTTTCTCACAAACACATGCTCTGTTCATCAGAATCACCCAGGGACACAGAGTGATGGAAGCTTTTTCACAACGTTGGCTTCCACAAAGGATCAGAGGTTTATAGGCAACAGACTTATAGAGGTC encodes:
- the IL17B gene encoding interleukin-17B isoform X1 yields the protein MDWKETRAVWGDQLFLLTISIFLGLGQPRNPKSKRKGQGRPGSLAPGPHQVPLDLVSRAKPYARMEEYERNLGEMVAQLRNSSEPVRRKCEVNLQLWLSNKRSLSPWGYSINHDPSRIPEDLPEARCLCLGCVNPFTMQEDRSMVSVPVFSQVPVRRRLCPLPPRTGPCRQRTVMETIAVGCTCIF
- the IL17B gene encoding interleukin-17B isoform X2, translating into MDWLYNLLFLLTISIFLGLGQPRNPKSKRKGQGRPGSLAPGPHQVPLDLVSRAKPYARMEEYERNLGEMVAQLRNSSEPVRRKCEVNLQLWLSNKRSLSPWGYSINHDPSRIPEDLPEARCLCLGCVNPFTMQEDRSMVSVPVFSQVPVRRRLCPLPPRTGPCRQRTVMETIAVGCTCIF